The Brachyhypopomus gauderio isolate BG-103 chromosome 17, BGAUD_0.2, whole genome shotgun sequence genome includes a window with the following:
- the egr2a gene encoding E3 SUMO-protein ligase EGR2a isoform X2, whose product MTAEIVDKVAESLRDFLRSIPAKVFPMDEIPTAPPTGFPNGAAGNGTEQLDEASVDPHSTQTSPLAYTGKISIDAQDAHGSWKQEGLINFVCAELQGKAPVLGPFCTASPGLADFSGTPGCSKGHETDNNMEHVYSAPPPYTCSADAYQDPSGYLSTSSCQIAYPPPPYSGAKSTIDGALFSIIPEYGGVYQSNSQRDMPVFQERKPFSCSLESIRVPPPLTPLNTIRNFTLACPVEGPRPPTDLTPQNVPLRPILRPRKYPNRPCKTPVHERPYPCPAEGCDRRFSRSDELTRHVRIHTGHKPFQCRICMRNFSRSDHLTTHIRTHTGEKPFSCDVCGRRFARSDERRRHTKIHQRQKEKKSSAPSQPSRAEGT is encoded by the exons ATGACAGCAGAAATTGTGGATAAAGTCGCCGAGTCGCTACGTGATTTTTTGCGCTCCATTCCAGCGAAGGTCTTTCCTATGGATGAAATCCCCACGGCACCGCCAACTGGGTTTCCTAATGGTGCCGCGGGAAACGGCACTGAACAGTTGGATGAGGCGTCAGTAG ATCCACACAGCACGCAGACTTCGCCTCTCGCCTACACTGGGAAGATCTCCATCGACGCACAGGACGCACACGGGAGCTGGAAGCAGGAGGGATTAATAAACTTCGTCTGTGCAGAGCTCCAAGGTAAAGCCCCGGTCCTGGGTCCGTTCTGCACCGCCTCTCCGGGACTCGCAGACTTCTCCGGGACTCCGGGTTGTTCCAAAGGGCACGAGACGGATAACAACATGGAGCACGTGTACTCGGCGCCTCCTCCTTACACCTGTAGCGCGGACGCTTACCAGGACCCGTCCGGATATCTGTCCACTTCTTCATGCCAGATTGCATATCCACCACCCCCTTACTCAGGCGCGAAGTCCACTATCGACGGTGCGCTGTTCTCTATCATCCCGGAGTACGGGGGAGTTTATCAAAGTAACAGCCAAAGGGACATGCCGGTTTTCCAGGAGAGAAAACCCTTTTCATGCTCTTTGGAATCTATCAGAGTCCCCCCGCCTCTCACTCCTCTGAACACCATAAGAAATTTTACTCTTGCGTGTCCAGTGGAGGGACCGAGGCCACCCACGGACCTCACTCCCCAGAACGTGCCATTACGCCCAATACTGCGGCCACGGAAGTACCCAAATCGACCCTGCAAGACGCCGGTCCATGAACGGCCCTACCCGTGTCCCGCAGAAGGATGCGACCGCAGGTTCTCCCGCTCGGATGAGCTCACGCGCCACGTTCGGATCCACACCGGGCACAAACCTTTCCAGTGTCGTATCTGCATGCGTAACTTCAGCCGAAGCGACCATCTCACTACTCACATTCGGACGCACACGGGGGAGAAACCGTTTTCCTGCGACGTCTGTGGCAGAAGGTTTGCGAGGAGCGACGAGCGACGCAGACATACAAAAATCCATCAAAGACAAAAGGAGAAAAAGTCGTCTGCTCCTTCACAGCCGTCGCGCGCCGAGGGCACATGA
- the egr2a gene encoding E3 SUMO-protein ligase EGR2a isoform X1 encodes MTAEIVDKVAESLRDFLRSIPAKVFPMDEIPTAPPTGFPNGAAGNGTEQLDEASVGGLSADRFVCVTDPHSTQTSPLAYTGKISIDAQDAHGSWKQEGLINFVCAELQGKAPVLGPFCTASPGLADFSGTPGCSKGHETDNNMEHVYSAPPPYTCSADAYQDPSGYLSTSSCQIAYPPPPYSGAKSTIDGALFSIIPEYGGVYQSNSQRDMPVFQERKPFSCSLESIRVPPPLTPLNTIRNFTLACPVEGPRPPTDLTPQNVPLRPILRPRKYPNRPCKTPVHERPYPCPAEGCDRRFSRSDELTRHVRIHTGHKPFQCRICMRNFSRSDHLTTHIRTHTGEKPFSCDVCGRRFARSDERRRHTKIHQRQKEKKSSAPSQPSRAEGT; translated from the exons ATGACAGCAGAAATTGTGGATAAAGTCGCCGAGTCGCTACGTGATTTTTTGCGCTCCATTCCAGCGAAGGTCTTTCCTATGGATGAAATCCCCACGGCACCGCCAACTGGGTTTCCTAATGGTGCCGCGGGAAACGGCACTGAACAGTTGGATGAGGCGTCAGTAG GTGGATTGAGCGCTGACCGCTTCGTGTGTGTTACAGATCCACACAGCACGCAGACTTCGCCTCTCGCCTACACTGGGAAGATCTCCATCGACGCACAGGACGCACACGGGAGCTGGAAGCAGGAGGGATTAATAAACTTCGTCTGTGCAGAGCTCCAAGGTAAAGCCCCGGTCCTGGGTCCGTTCTGCACCGCCTCTCCGGGACTCGCAGACTTCTCCGGGACTCCGGGTTGTTCCAAAGGGCACGAGACGGATAACAACATGGAGCACGTGTACTCGGCGCCTCCTCCTTACACCTGTAGCGCGGACGCTTACCAGGACCCGTCCGGATATCTGTCCACTTCTTCATGCCAGATTGCATATCCACCACCCCCTTACTCAGGCGCGAAGTCCACTATCGACGGTGCGCTGTTCTCTATCATCCCGGAGTACGGGGGAGTTTATCAAAGTAACAGCCAAAGGGACATGCCGGTTTTCCAGGAGAGAAAACCCTTTTCATGCTCTTTGGAATCTATCAGAGTCCCCCCGCCTCTCACTCCTCTGAACACCATAAGAAATTTTACTCTTGCGTGTCCAGTGGAGGGACCGAGGCCACCCACGGACCTCACTCCCCAGAACGTGCCATTACGCCCAATACTGCGGCCACGGAAGTACCCAAATCGACCCTGCAAGACGCCGGTCCATGAACGGCCCTACCCGTGTCCCGCAGAAGGATGCGACCGCAGGTTCTCCCGCTCGGATGAGCTCACGCGCCACGTTCGGATCCACACCGGGCACAAACCTTTCCAGTGTCGTATCTGCATGCGTAACTTCAGCCGAAGCGACCATCTCACTACTCACATTCGGACGCACACGGGGGAGAAACCGTTTTCCTGCGACGTCTGTGGCAGAAGGTTTGCGAGGAGCGACGAGCGACGCAGACATACAAAAATCCATCAAAGACAAAAGGAGAAAAAGTCGTCTGCTCCTTCACAGCCGTCGCGCGCCGAGGGCACATGA
- the adob gene encoding 2-aminoethanethiol (cysteamine) dioxygenase b, which translates to MMPRDNMTSLIQKIARQALTTFRNNSPAGENKVFLENHNKLRSLLAEVRAADLRIAPRHAESSPAPVPLHGPPVTYMHICETDSFSMGVFLLKHGTCIPLHDHPGMYGLIKVLYGKVRVSCFDKLDASPDGASGVQLSPPLLSFQKSSVRLSVRGSVGEYTEENTPCVLSPYRDNVHQIEAVDGPTAFLDILAPPYNPDGGRDCHYYKVLPAGSECAEKKAEVWLAEIPQPGEFWCGSEPYPGPKVSL; encoded by the coding sequence ATGATGCCTCGGGATAATATGACCTCGCTTATTCAAAAAATTGCCAGACAAGCCCTCACGACGTTCCGCAACAACTCTCCTGCTGGAGAGAACAAGGTGTTTTTGGAGAACCACAACAAACTAAGGAGCCTTCTGGCAGAAGTCAGGGCGGCAGATTTGAGGATCGCACCTCGCCACGCAGAGAGCAGCCCGGCGCCTGTGCCCCTGCACGGTCCGCCCGTCACTTACATGCACATCTGCGAGACCGACTCCTTCAGCATGGGGGTGTTTCTGCTCAAGCACGGAACCTGCATCCCGCTCCACGATCACCCGGGCATGTACGGCCTGATTAAAGTGCTTTATGGCAAGGTCAGAGTTAGTTGTTTCGACAAACTGGACGCGTCCCCCGACGGTGCCAGCGGCGTGCAGCTCAGCCCACCATTGCTCTCCTTCCAGAAAAGTTCTGTGCGGCTGTCGGTGCGTGGATCAGTGGGGGAATACACGGAGGAGAACACGCCATGTGTCTTATCACCATACAGGGACAACGTCCACCAGATCGAGGCCGTTGACGGACCCACCGCCTTCCTTGATATATTGGCGCCTCCCTATAACCCGGACGGCGGGAGGGACTGTCACTATTACAAAGTACTGCCGGCCGGTTCCGAGTGCGCAGAGAAAAAAGCGGAGGTTTGGCTCGCGGAAATACCGCAGCCCGGCGAATTCTGGTGTGGAAGTGAACCTTACCCGGGACCAAAGGTCTCTCTCTGA